The following proteins come from a genomic window of Synechococcus sp. BIOS-E4-1:
- a CDS encoding GDSL-type esterase/lipase family protein, which translates to MRAPRQLIVIGDSGVVGWGDRERGGWCERLRCHWMELPDAPLIYGLGIRGDGLEAVSARWEREWSCRGELRRKKPEALLLSVGLNDTARVGRMDGRQPLDAQAFRFGFEQLLRAIQPHGSVFVLGLTPVDEQAMPFADCLWYSNGDIAVHEAQIEEACLEVDVPYLGLHQAMQAEPDWLQWLEPDGIHLNALGHAWIEQRLRSWSALQQWAGLQPLQQVIPC; encoded by the coding sequence ATGCGGGCTCCCCGTCAACTGATCGTGATCGGAGACAGCGGAGTGGTGGGCTGGGGCGACCGGGAGCGAGGCGGATGGTGTGAACGGCTTCGCTGCCATTGGATGGAACTTCCGGATGCACCGCTGATCTATGGGCTCGGGATTCGCGGTGATGGTCTTGAGGCGGTGTCAGCCCGGTGGGAACGCGAGTGGTCTTGCCGAGGGGAATTACGTCGGAAGAAGCCCGAGGCCCTGTTGCTGTCGGTGGGGCTGAATGACACGGCTCGGGTCGGTCGTATGGATGGCAGGCAACCCCTCGATGCGCAGGCTTTTCGCTTTGGATTTGAGCAGCTGCTGCGGGCCATTCAGCCCCATGGATCGGTGTTTGTTCTGGGGCTCACGCCCGTCGATGAACAGGCCATGCCATTCGCCGACTGTCTCTGGTACAGCAATGGCGACATCGCTGTGCATGAAGCGCAGATCGAGGAAGCCTGTCTGGAGGTGGATGTTCCTTACCTAGGCCTTCACCAGGCCATGCAGGCGGAGCCCGACTGGCTGCAGTGGCTGGAGCCCGATGGCATTCATCTCAATGCATTGGGTCATGCCTGGATTGAGCAACGTCTGCGCTCCTGGAGTGCGCTGCAGCAATGGGCTGGGCTTCAGCCTTTGCAGCAGGTCATCCCTTGCTGA
- a CDS encoding DUF938 domain-containing protein: protein MIAEIMLKALKPDAVALNDDDRGLKSVRDPDPRQPEKTNAHIPSTDGNVTIDRMNSGFGDERLIFPATQRNRIPIGDVLAKELPASGLILEIASGSGEHGVTFQKRFPSLIWQCSDPDPEHCRSIDSWIRHEQLKLKMPPALQLDIRDTALTQQLGEPLQAIVAINLLHISAWDCTTALLRQSAALLPNGGTLCVYGPFCVDGQHVSESNRSFDDSLRQRNPAWGVRDQTAVLKQACEEGLTLQNITLMPANNRMITWVR, encoded by the coding sequence AGGCCCTCAAACCAGATGCAGTGGCATTAAACGACGATGATCGTGGTCTGAAATCTGTTCGGGATCCTGATCCAAGGCAGCCTGAAAAGACGAACGCCCATATCCCGTCAACAGACGGAAACGTCACCATTGACCGAATGAATTCCGGCTTCGGCGATGAACGCCTGATCTTTCCTGCGACGCAGCGCAACCGGATCCCGATCGGGGATGTGCTGGCGAAAGAGCTTCCAGCCAGTGGATTGATTCTTGAAATTGCCAGCGGATCGGGTGAACACGGTGTCACCTTCCAGAAACGCTTTCCATCGCTCATCTGGCAATGCAGCGATCCTGATCCTGAGCATTGCCGCAGCATCGATTCCTGGATCCGCCATGAGCAGCTGAAACTGAAGATGCCACCAGCCCTGCAACTGGATATCAGAGACACGGCTCTGACGCAACAACTGGGAGAACCCTTGCAGGCAATCGTGGCGATCAACCTGCTCCACATTTCCGCCTGGGACTGCACCACCGCTCTGCTGAGGCAATCAGCGGCGCTGCTGCCAAATGGTGGAACGCTTTGCGTTTACGGCCCGTTCTGTGTCGATGGTCAGCACGTCAGTGAGAGCAATCGAAGCTTTGATGACTCCCTGCGCCAGAGAAATCCTGCCTGGGGAGTACGAGACCAGACGGCGGTGCTGAAACAAGCCTGCGAAGAGGGCTTGACGCTTCAGAACATCACCTTGATGCCCGCCAACAATCGCATGATCACCTGGGTCCGCTGA